A window from Branchiostoma lanceolatum isolate klBraLanc5 chromosome 9, klBraLanc5.hap2, whole genome shotgun sequence encodes these proteins:
- the LOC136441515 gene encoding leucine-rich repeat-containing protein 4C-like — MAPRSSTEKPLNIRFLSLLLLITFSPVYTNNCPRICVCSGSFSNVYCGDSNLTKVPNRIPERVVYLNLHSNNISKLIKNQFANLPQLHTLQLSANTISEIDNDAFVSLDNLQILELFYNNLLVVPSGALKSLINLKELWLGGNPIVCLDAYSFSYLPNLKLLDLGELRQLRGISNNAFAGLNSVVYLNMGVANLQTVPYLQHLTSLEELNLSGNIIRVLGRTSFQSMFRLRRLMIISSQVNEVEPLAFEDLQALSELDLSYNNLSTLPYNLFAATTSLSKVNLKYNPWNCSCDTTWLVEWLRTKVRDRTCDACGECRYPKRLSGTSVFRLPIEIFRCPRRKISNYSIQLNVTEGEDASLPCVSGRETAISWITPNGTTIRHGNYEVRVKVFNDGSLNITRVTLHDAGVYRCIARNRGGSQSVITTLNVTTRAYITDIPVLEEPMEDDFDPSVCSLGLDDQAWSNVNLNTTNRWNLTYKPPTMPPGDADTADEDGDDYDPLGSKKFDHLSVIVSSIAGIVVLGLSVWGICFLCKRCKERKRFLQKKCKARERTKKKHEDDGSCCCGKYCCCRHKMEKEPESVEMPPPDIYSIDIKVDIEKQANGTLKKSKHSKVETQV, encoded by the coding sequence ATGGCTCCCCGTTCGTCTACCGAGAAGCCTCTCAATATCCGCTTCCTGTCACTGCTGTTGCTAATTACCTTCTCCCCCGTGTATACCAACAACTGTCCGAGGATCTGTGTCTGTAGCGGGTCGTTCTCTAACGTATACTGTGGCGATAGCAATCTCACGAAGGTCCCCAACAGAATACCAGAGAGAGTGGTTTATCTCAACCTCCACAGCAACAACATTAGCAAACTCATCAAGAACCAATTTGCCAACCTGCCACAGTTACATACTTTACAACTCAGCGCTAATACCATATCGGAGATCGACAATGACGCCTTTGTTAGTCTGGACAATTTGCAAATCCTCGAGCTGTTTTACAACAACCTGCTAGTGGTACCGAGTGGGGCGCTTAAGTCGCTGATCAACTTGAAAGAATTATGGTTGGGAGGCAACCCGATAGTATGTCTGGACGCCTACAGCTTCTCTTATCTACCGAATCTCAAACTCCTGGATTTGGGGGAACTGAGGCAGCTTAGGGGGATCTCGAACAACGCGTTTGCGGGTTTGAACAGTGTAGTTTATCTGAACATGGGAGTCGCTAACTTGCAGACAGTGCCTTATCTGCAGCATCTCACCAGTCTGGAAGAGTTGAATCTATCAGGAAACATCATCAGGGTCCTCGGGCGAACATCATTCCAGAGTATGTTCAGGCTTAGACGGTTGATGATAATTTCGTCCCAGGTAAACGAGGTTGAACCGCTAGCCTTTGAGGACTTACAGGCTTTGAGTGAATTAGACCTTTCTTATAACAACCTTAGCACTTTACCATACAATCTCTTCGCTGCAACGACATCTTTATCGAAGGTGAACCTGAAATATAACCCATGGAACTGCAGCTGTGACACAACATGGCTCGTAGAATGGCTGCGAACAAAGGTACGTGACAGAACTTGTGATGCCTGTGGAGAATGTCGATACCCAAAAAGACTATCAGGAACATCCGTATTTCGTCTCCCAATAGAGATTTTCCGCTGCCCCCGACGAAAGATAAGCAACTATTCGATCCAGCTGAACGTTACGGAGGGAGAAGACGCGTCTTTGCCGTGTGTATCGGGTCGCGAGACGGCCATCAGCTGGATAACTCCTAACGGTACAACGATACGACACGGCAACTACGAAGTCCGTGTGAAGGTCTTCAACGATGGCAGTTTAAACATAACGAGAGTCACTTTGCACGACGCAGGCGTGTACCGATGTATCGCACGAAACCGCGGGGGTAGCCAATCCGTTATAACCACCCTCAACGTCACAACAAGGGCGTATATCACCGATATCCCCGTATTAGAAGAACCCATGGAAGATGACTTCGACCCGTCAGTGTGTTCACTGGGGCTTGATGACCAGGCCTGGTCTAACGTAAATCTAAACACGACCAACAGATGGAATCTGACCTACAAACCTCCAACCATGCCCCCTGGTGATGCAGATACTGCTGATGAAGATGGTGATGACTACGACCCATTGGGCTCCAAAAAGTTCGACCACCTGAGCGTTATCGTTAGCTCTATCGCGGGTATCGTTGTGTTGGGACTATCAGTCTGGGGGATCTGCTTCCTCTGTAAGCGATGTAAAGAGAGGAAACGGTTCCTTCAAAAGAAATGTAAAGCTagggaaagaacaaaaaagaaacacgaGGACGATGGCTCTTGTTGCTGCGGGAAGTATTGTTGTTGCAGGCATAAAATGGAAAAGGAACCAGAATCGGTGGAAATGCCCCCACCCGATATATACAGTATAGACATCAAGGTAGACATTGAAAAGCAAGCTAATGGGACTCTGAAAAAGTCCAAACATTCAAAAGTCGAGACACAAGTCTGA